One Peterkaempfera bronchialis DNA window includes the following coding sequences:
- a CDS encoding polysaccharide deacetylase family protein → MTTIPPDEREALDSAMGTRAAVVDSTRQGGDTVALTFDDGPDPEHTPGLLAVLRRHRVTAVFCLRGDQVQAAPELVRAIVADGHQLGNHSMRHDDMSGWPPERIRADLAQADALIRSAAPGARVPWFRAPYGRWGRTPQVAAELGMQSLGWRLEVGDWEAPGADELVGRLERGTAPGAVVLLHDGGGDRSGTVEAVDRFIPALHARGWSFGLPADPTRRPGDHCAHPRP, encoded by the coding sequence ATGACGACCATCCCACCCGACGAGAGGGAAGCGTTGGACAGCGCCATGGGCACCAGGGCCGCCGTGGTGGACTCCACCCGGCAGGGCGGCGACACGGTCGCGCTGACCTTCGACGACGGCCCCGACCCCGAGCACACACCGGGACTGCTCGCGGTGCTGCGTCGGCACCGGGTCACGGCGGTGTTCTGCCTGCGCGGCGACCAGGTGCAGGCCGCGCCGGAGCTGGTGCGGGCGATCGTTGCCGACGGCCACCAGCTGGGCAACCACTCCATGCGCCATGACGACATGAGCGGCTGGCCGCCGGAGCGGATCCGCGCCGACCTGGCGCAGGCCGATGCGCTGATCCGCAGCGCGGCCCCGGGGGCTCGGGTTCCCTGGTTCCGCGCCCCGTACGGGAGATGGGGGCGGACCCCGCAGGTCGCCGCCGAGCTGGGGATGCAGTCGCTGGGGTGGCGGCTGGAGGTCGGCGACTGGGAGGCGCCGGGCGCCGATGAACTGGTCGGCCGCCTGGAGCGGGGCACCGCGCCGGGCGCGGTGGTGCTGCTGCACGACGGCGGCGGCGACCGCTCCGGGACCGTCGAAGCCGTCGACCGGTTCATCCCCGCCCTCCACGCCAGGGGCTGGAGCTTCGGCCTGCCCGCCGACCCGACCCGACGCCCAGGAGACCACTGTGCGCACCCTCGCCCGTAG